A window from Actinomycetospora corticicola encodes these proteins:
- a CDS encoding DUF6703 family protein, whose product MANGRARRMPGNMRRPLLPGTGPLARVSPVLAFLVVVVVFAAGVLVGGFVGALLLAVLVVGVAVLLATTWGRLSPPERAARSLILVVLVLVTIGVALR is encoded by the coding sequence GTGGCGAACGGACGCGCACGACGGATGCCGGGGAACATGCGGCGTCCCCTGCTGCCGGGGACGGGGCCGCTGGCGCGCGTGTCACCGGTCCTGGCGTTCCTGGTGGTGGTCGTCGTCTTCGCCGCCGGAGTGCTCGTGGGCGGCTTCGTCGGGGCGCTGCTGCTGGCGGTGCTCGTGGTCGGCGTGGCCGTGCTGCTCGCCACGACGTGGGGACGCCTGTCCCCACCGGAGCGCGCGGCCCGCAGCCTGATCCTCGTGGTGCTGGTGCTCGTGACGATCGGGGTGGCGCTGCGATGA
- a CDS encoding ArsR/SmtB family transcription factor: MTVSEEVPVEAALVPEAPAPLQPDTLEAAGELLRALAAPVRIAVVMQLRHSPRCVHELVDTLGVTQPLISQHLRVLKAAGVVRGERRGREVVYRLVDDHLAHIVVDAVEHVQEDA; this comes from the coding sequence ATGACGGTCTCGGAGGAGGTGCCGGTCGAGGCCGCCCTCGTCCCGGAGGCGCCGGCGCCGCTGCAGCCCGACACGCTGGAGGCGGCCGGGGAGCTGCTGCGCGCCCTCGCTGCCCCGGTGCGGATCGCCGTGGTGATGCAGCTACGGCACTCGCCGCGGTGCGTGCACGAGCTGGTCGACACCCTCGGCGTCACGCAGCCGCTGATCAGCCAGCACCTGCGGGTGCTCAAGGCCGCCGGCGTGGTGCGGGGCGAGCGCCGCGGCCGTGAGGTGGTGTACCGGTTGGTCGACGATCACCTGGCCCATATCGTGGTCGACGCCGTCGAACACGTGCAGGAGGACGCATGA
- a CDS encoding antibiotic biosynthesis monooxygenase produces MLLVCRFRPTDEDEFLTRARRAVGLLAGGPECERVELARAVEAPGEWVLVAVFTSLTGYRRALQPFDVREHVVPFLSEASTADEATFERRLTGLPDGGCVEHASILG; encoded by the coding sequence GTGCTCCTGGTCTGCCGCTTCCGTCCCACCGACGAGGACGAGTTCCTCACCCGTGCGCGGCGGGCGGTCGGGCTGCTGGCGGGCGGCCCGGAGTGCGAACGGGTCGAGCTCGCCCGCGCGGTCGAGGCACCGGGGGAGTGGGTGCTGGTCGCCGTGTTCACCTCGCTCACCGGCTACCGGCGCGCCCTGCAGCCCTTCGACGTGCGCGAGCACGTGGTGCCGTTCCTGTCCGAGGCGTCCACCGCGGACGAGGCCACCTTCGAGCGGCGCCTCACCGGCCTTCCTGACGGCGGGTGCGTCGAGCACGCGAGCATCCTCGGCTGA
- a CDS encoding glycine--tRNA ligase has product MPTPTGSARIETVVNLCKRRGFVFPSGEIYGGTRSAWDYGPLGVELKDNIKRQWWRFMVQGRDDVVGLDSSVILPRQVWVASGHVDVFTDPLVECTNCHRRYRADQLAEDFAERTGGPSLETVDAEGKVGYDLSTVPCPNCGVRGQYTAPREFNMMLKTYLGPVESEEGLHYLRPETAQGIFVNFANVMSTARKKPPFGIGQIGKSFRNEITPGNFIFRTREFEQMEMEFFVEPGSDEQWHQYWIDERTRWYTELGIAPENLRHYEHPKEKLSHYSKRTVDVEYKFQFNAGQEWGELEGIANRTDFDLTTHSNHSGVDLSYYDQATDSRYRPYVIEPAAGVGRPMMAFLLEAYTEDEAPNAKGGVDKRTVLKLDPRLSPVKAAVLPLSRNADLSPVARDVAARLRQHWNVDFDDAGAIGRRYRRQDEIGTPFCVTVDFDSMEDRAATVRHRDAMTQERVSFDQIEGYLAARLIGC; this is encoded by the coding sequence GTGCCCACCCCCACCGGCAGCGCCCGCATCGAGACCGTCGTGAACCTGTGCAAGCGCCGCGGGTTCGTCTTCCCCTCGGGGGAGATCTACGGCGGGACCCGGTCCGCCTGGGACTACGGCCCCCTGGGCGTGGAGCTCAAGGACAACATCAAGCGCCAGTGGTGGCGGTTCATGGTGCAGGGCCGCGACGACGTCGTCGGCCTCGACTCGAGCGTGATCCTGCCGCGCCAGGTGTGGGTCGCCTCCGGGCACGTGGACGTGTTCACCGACCCGTTGGTCGAGTGCACGAACTGCCACCGCCGCTACCGCGCCGACCAGCTCGCCGAGGACTTCGCCGAGCGCACCGGCGGCCCGTCGCTGGAGACGGTCGACGCCGAGGGCAAGGTCGGCTACGACCTCTCGACGGTGCCCTGCCCGAACTGCGGCGTCCGCGGCCAGTACACCGCCCCGCGCGAGTTCAACATGATGCTCAAGACCTACCTCGGCCCCGTGGAGTCCGAGGAGGGCCTGCACTACCTGCGCCCGGAGACCGCGCAGGGCATCTTCGTGAACTTCGCGAACGTCATGTCGACCGCGCGCAAGAAGCCGCCGTTCGGCATCGGCCAGATCGGCAAGAGCTTCCGCAACGAGATCACGCCGGGCAACTTCATCTTCCGCACGCGCGAGTTCGAGCAGATGGAGATGGAGTTCTTCGTCGAGCCGGGCTCCGACGAGCAGTGGCACCAGTACTGGATCGACGAGCGCACCCGCTGGTACACCGAGCTGGGGATCGCGCCGGAGAACCTGCGCCACTACGAGCACCCCAAGGAGAAGCTCTCCCACTACTCCAAGCGCACGGTGGACGTGGAGTACAAGTTCCAGTTCAACGCCGGCCAGGAGTGGGGCGAGCTCGAGGGCATCGCGAACCGCACCGACTTCGACCTCACCACGCACTCGAACCACTCGGGTGTCGACCTGTCCTACTACGACCAGGCCACCGACTCGCGGTACCGGCCCTACGTCATCGAGCCGGCCGCGGGCGTCGGGCGCCCGATGATGGCGTTCCTGCTCGAGGCCTACACCGAGGACGAGGCGCCGAACGCCAAGGGAGGGGTCGACAAGCGCACGGTGCTCAAGCTCGACCCGCGCCTGTCGCCGGTCAAGGCGGCCGTGCTGCCGCTGAGCCGCAACGCCGACCTCTCGCCGGTCGCCCGCGACGTGGCCGCCCGCCTGCGCCAGCACTGGAACGTCGACTTCGACGACGCCGGGGCCATCGGCCGCCGCTACCGTCGCCAGGACGAGATCGGCACGCCGTTCTGCGTCACCGTCGACTTCGACTCGATGGAGGACCGCGCGGCCACCGTGCGCCACCGCGACGCGATGACCCAGGAGCGGGTCTCCTTCGACCAGATCGAGGGCTACCTCGCCGCGCGGCTCATCGGCTGCT
- a CDS encoding transcriptional repressor, which produces MVSESRPTVVPGQRSTRQRAAIGDLLDELDDFRSAQDIHEELRRRGEGIGLTTVYRTLQALADAGEIDVLRTTAGEASYRRCSDTHHHHLVCRVCGRTVEVEGPAVEHWAEKVAVEHGFAQIDHTVEIIGTCSGCRS; this is translated from the coding sequence GTGGTCTCTGAATCGCGGCCGACCGTCGTCCCCGGGCAGCGGTCGACCCGCCAACGCGCGGCGATCGGCGACCTGCTCGACGAGCTCGACGACTTCCGCTCCGCCCAGGACATCCACGAGGAGCTCCGTCGTCGTGGTGAGGGCATCGGGCTGACCACGGTCTACCGCACCCTGCAGGCGCTCGCCGACGCCGGTGAGATCGACGTCCTGCGCACGACGGCCGGCGAAGCCTCCTACCGCCGCTGCTCCGACACCCACCACCACCACCTCGTGTGCCGGGTCTGCGGGCGCACCGTGGAGGTGGAGGGACCCGCCGTCGAGCACTGGGCGGAGAAGGTGGCCGTCGAGCACGGGTTCGCCCAGATCGACCACACGGTGGAGATCATCGGGACCTGCTCGGGCTGCCGTTCCTGA
- a CDS encoding BCCT family transporter: MTQQQESPPGKSPEEQGGTAADAKGVPIDKVVFGVGASLAVVFVLWGILSTETLSSVSSGMIGGLIKGGGWLFILAATGFVVFALWLAFSKFGRIKLGGEDEQPEFRTVSWIAMMFSAGMGIGLMFYGVAEPLSFFTSPPPGSVAGGDQVEALRTAMATSLFHWTLHPWAIYAVVGLAIAYSTFRKGRRQLISQAFIPLIGEKAANGTPGRIIDIIAIFATVFGSAASLGLGALQIGGGLDATGFLPDAGNEVLVPIIIVLTAAFILSAVSGVAKGIQWLSNINMVLAGVLALFVFVVGPTVIILDLLPTAVGAYFSEFFEMVGRTEATGGAPMLDWLSSWTVFYWAWWISWTPFVGMFLAKISRGRTIRQFVGGVILVPSLVSLLWFAIFGGTAITQQQAGLNPAAADTETQLFSVLQAYPLATVTGILVMVLVAIFFVSGADAASIVTGTLSQRGTDEPKKWVVIFWGATMGLVAMVMLLVGGEDALSGLQNLTILVAAPFVVIMIALCVALTRDLNHDPVVLREIKGTEVIEQAIDYGTDKHGDDFYLRVQSFPPDADGPWRTTGDEAGERVTYADVRRNADPFRESDEPVPADAPGRPDGDGIDDTLQVGPTGGAERETAGRPSADRE, encoded by the coding sequence TGCTCTGGGGGATCCTCAGCACGGAGACCCTGAGCTCGGTCTCCAGCGGGATGATCGGCGGGCTCATCAAGGGCGGGGGGTGGCTGTTCATCCTCGCGGCCACCGGCTTCGTGGTGTTCGCGCTCTGGCTCGCGTTCTCGAAGTTCGGGCGCATCAAGCTCGGCGGCGAGGACGAGCAGCCCGAGTTCCGCACCGTGTCGTGGATCGCGATGATGTTCTCGGCCGGCATGGGCATCGGGCTGATGTTCTACGGCGTCGCCGAGCCGCTGTCGTTCTTCACCAGCCCGCCGCCGGGGTCGGTGGCCGGTGGGGACCAGGTGGAGGCGCTGCGCACCGCGATGGCCACGTCGCTGTTCCACTGGACGTTGCACCCGTGGGCCATCTACGCGGTCGTGGGCCTGGCGATCGCCTACTCGACGTTCCGCAAGGGGCGCCGGCAGCTGATCAGCCAGGCGTTCATCCCGCTGATCGGCGAGAAGGCGGCCAACGGCACGCCCGGCCGGATCATCGACATCATCGCGATCTTCGCGACCGTGTTCGGCTCCGCGGCCTCGCTCGGCCTCGGTGCCCTGCAGATCGGCGGCGGCCTCGACGCGACGGGCTTCCTGCCCGACGCCGGCAACGAGGTGCTCGTCCCGATCATCATCGTCCTGACGGCGGCGTTCATCCTGTCCGCGGTCTCGGGCGTCGCCAAGGGCATCCAGTGGCTCTCGAACATCAACATGGTGCTCGCGGGCGTGCTGGCGCTGTTCGTGTTCGTCGTCGGCCCGACGGTGATCATCCTCGATCTGCTGCCCACCGCGGTCGGGGCGTACTTCTCGGAGTTCTTCGAGATGGTCGGGCGCACGGAGGCCACCGGCGGTGCGCCGATGCTCGACTGGCTCTCCTCGTGGACGGTCTTCTACTGGGCCTGGTGGATCTCCTGGACCCCGTTCGTCGGGATGTTCCTGGCCAAGATCAGCCGCGGCCGCACGATCCGCCAGTTCGTCGGCGGCGTCATCCTCGTGCCGAGCCTGGTCTCGCTGCTCTGGTTCGCGATCTTCGGCGGCACCGCGATCACCCAGCAGCAGGCCGGTCTGAACCCGGCGGCGGCCGACACCGAGACCCAGCTGTTCTCGGTACTCCAGGCCTACCCGCTGGCCACGGTCACCGGGATCCTGGTGATGGTGCTCGTCGCGATCTTCTTCGTCTCCGGCGCGGACGCCGCGTCGATCGTCACCGGCACGCTCTCGCAGCGCGGCACCGACGAGCCGAAGAAGTGGGTCGTCATCTTCTGGGGCGCCACGATGGGCCTGGTCGCGATGGTGATGCTGCTGGTCGGCGGCGAGGACGCGCTGTCCGGCCTGCAGAACCTGACGATCCTCGTCGCGGCGCCGTTCGTGGTCATCATGATCGCGCTGTGCGTCGCCCTCACCCGCGATCTCAACCACGACCCGGTCGTGCTCCGCGAGATCAAGGGCACCGAGGTGATCGAGCAGGCGATCGACTACGGCACCGACAAGCACGGGGACGACTTCTACCTGCGGGTGCAGTCGTTCCCGCCGGACGCCGACGGGCCGTGGCGCACGACGGGGGACGAGGCGGGGGAGCGCGTCACGTATGCCGACGTGCGTCGCAACGCCGATCCGTTCCGGGAGTCCGACGAGCCCGTGCCCGCGGACGCGCCGGGCCGCCCCGACGGGGACGGGATCGACGACACCCTGCAGGTGGGCCCGACGGGCGGCGCCGAGCGGGAGACCGCCGGGCGTCCGAGCGCCGACCGCGAGTAG